A genomic stretch from Xiphophorus maculatus strain JP 163 A chromosome 14, X_maculatus-5.0-male, whole genome shotgun sequence includes:
- the LOC111611101 gene encoding interferon-induced very large GTPase 1-like isoform X2, giving the protein MEEPRSDNSEDIYGEEDEGPPSAYTDCEADYQKAATDDEEEKDPGSTTCVDCEADYHETGTDGKAVCRHVKTTQYKISHELISQPLETPVGEMENHIVINCREEETLQETTETNDWTEISDLPGKQNLEEERKTQKTNLERLLEDLGLEQYHREKLSLSKILGIDEKTITDDLGDCKSNIPLNFLKKLVMVNVTARNVKGVSCDLSNESSESNCDDESESTESNFEDLFESPNKTETFNPLDIMTALLLCSDGFVQQELALKMSMCQFSVPLLLPNCDTQQCTLMLWAMRDIVKKYRPSNLSESKGFLEERIVLSELPMISFVRLGECSLSKSEILNKLLSNSQQYHDTFVHRDMECGDIQRRISNGLTEMTWYLPCGNKNMDIFSEPVAIANLRGDIASFETQFSFLCQTSAAVFVFFEQLDGELLMNINHKAQIFLVGNQQNKSLTPDVLKKLATRLNLTKNNIIIKTDKTNDADFVKSLKKVVSSVLTKPQLKMSVEQMADVAYELGIPVDEDSPECQAGKKNADAITAEIKDTFQFKENQFPLQGQIWKELTFLEKEEFHLRNIGSENIENYKSNLKKKKEEQREKQNSYAMSSVMTCFISAISRPHRERCYFLKWMRMNLDNLSRTKLSGLRELYKEKCKDSENKQEIKEIDEQLSSSSLGVEHFFREMGQIYEASLYLPETDPSRQQLQHLPKLCAQLLLDGFPLELVDGDASNIPLRWVSDVLSQLNDLVSPKNKILVVTVLGVQSTGKSTLLNTMFGVQFAVSSGRCTRGAFMLLIKVNEDVKKVLNCDFMMIIDTEGLKSPELAQLDNSHEHDNELATLVVGLSNITIINIAMENSTEMKDILQIVVHAFLRMKAVGKKPQCQFVHQNVSDVSAHEKNLRDRKLLLEQLNEMTQAAARMEKKEKYKNFTDVMEYNPDTGNCYIPGLWNGNPPMAPVNAGYSETVYELKKNIIQQLGKCGSTSNNILEFREWITSLWNAVKHENFIFSFRNSLVADAYMRLCTEYNQWEWEFKKEMYKWVTTAEIRISNFGTAAASSEISDMNEFMTELKSEAITELTKWETKILENLKKYFDQPEGHVYLVEGYREDFSNSIKSLRRQTERSVLNQITVAADIKQGMKELDKIKATYTEKIEKAVYALINECREKKVQMMDKELNECFDKMWTEAMNTLSFSEQQTLNVFTSVSLQLQANLSPKGSHACELLSKKNLKDCGLEPFKYTPRGVHENVKVAIKGILTSKNLVKERQEVADTIISACNDCVWDQIKRKTNYHDTYIQEILHIIDERLNKADVDTDIEFEVSLKQHICGSAARKFQKMHEEFIQENDPYRCLQKNKEKFCTDFKDVFYERDQCQKKAEEFTNQCLKPAVENFVYRSLGLDIVDKMMTKEEFSTRMSFQYSILLDLISKSEFENFKSYIRSYADYVKLWISGRIKETFSFGSTLCELEDKHLKFCVNHINDAITKVKAENTDSLRTFVENICKEVGDKLVISQDFLDAFMVLNKSDQEQFGHWLNECVQEMTEALREKFKSTEFETKLSRLHIKPENELFTRVIGCCKQCPFCKIPCDAGGENHTQHFASLHRPNGLGLIKSKDSKKLTTDVCNSLVISNKRFRCSVTNNEWCPYTKYKNFFSDWDIRADVSLESSDYWKYVMATYNKDFAEAYDAQPADIPDSWKTITMEKAKKSLKESFNIS; this is encoded by the exons ATGGAG gagCCCAGATCTGACAACTCAGAGGATATTTATGGTGAGGAAGACGAGGGCCCTCCTTCAGCATACACTGACTGTGAGGCTGACTATCAAAAGGCTGCTACAGATGATGAAG aagaaaaggacCCAGGATCAACAACATGTGTCGACTGTGAAGCTGATTATCATGAAACGGGTACAGATGGTAAAG CTGTTTGCCGTCATGTTAAGACAACACAGTATAAGATCAGCCATGAGTTAATTTCTCAGCCTCTGGAGACTCCTGTTGGTGAAATGGAGAACCACATTGTGATCAACTGCAGGGAGGAAGAAACGTTACAAGAGACAACAGAGACAAATGACTGGACAGAAATCAGTGACCtgcctggaaaacaaaaccttgaggaagaaaggaaaacacaaa AGACCAACCTTGAGAGGCTTTTGGAAGATTTGGGCTTGGAGCAGTACCACAGAGAGAAGTTATCATTAAGCAAAATACTTGGGATTGATGAGAAGACGATCACTGATGACCTGGGCGACTGTAAATCAAATATCCCGTTGAATTTTCTCAAGAAATTAGTGATGGTTAATGTGACTGCTAGGAACGTAAAAGGTGTATCATGTGACTTGAGTAATGAATCTTCTGAGTCAAACTGTGATGATGAATCAGAGAGTACAGAGAGCAATTTTGAGGACCTGTTTGAGAGCCCAAATaagactgaaacatttaatcCTCTTGATATAATGACTGCTCTCCTTTTGTGTTCTGATGGGTTTGTTCAGCAAGAGTTAGCTCTAAAAATGTCCATGTGTCagttctctgttcctctgctgcttcctaaCTGTGATACACAGCAGTGCACCCTCATGCTGTGGGCCATGAGAGACATTGTTAAGAAGTACAGACCTTCAAATCTTTCAGAATCAAAAGGTTTCCTAGAAGAAAGAATAGTTCTTTCTGAACTTCCAATGATCTCATTTGTGAGACTGGGTGAGTGCTCTCTGTCCAAATCAGAGATCCTCAATAAACTTCTGAGTAACTCTCAGCAATACCATGACACCTTTGTTCACCGTGACATGGAGTGTGGAGACATTCAGAGAAGAATATCCAATGGACTGACTGAAATGACCTGGTACCTTccctgtggaaacaaaaacatggacatCTTCAGTGAACCAGTTGCTATAGCTAACCTTCGTGGAGACATTGCTTCATTTGAAACTCAATTCTCCTTTTTGTGTCAGacatctgctgcagtttttgttttctttgagcaGCTGGACGGTGAACTGCTGATGAACATAAACCATAAAGCTCAAATCTTCTTAGTAGGAAACCAACAGAACAAGAGCCTTACTCCAGATGTTCTGAAGAAACTAGCAACCAGGTTGAACTtgacaaaaaacaatataattataaaaactgacaaaacaaatGATGCAGATTTTgtcaaatctttgaaaaaagtTGTGAGCAGTGTACTTACCAAACCACAGTTAAAGATGTCAGTAGAGCAGATGGCTGATGTTGCATATGAATTAGGAATTCCAGTTGATGAAGATTCTCCAGAGTGCCAGgctggaaagaaaaatgcagatgCCATCACTGCAGAGATTAAAGACACTTttcaattcaaagaaaatcagtttccTTTGCAAGGTCAAATATGGAAGGAACTGACATTTTTGGAAAAGGAAGAATTTCATCTCCGAAACATTGGTtctgaaaatatagaaaactatAAGAGcaaccttaaaaagaaaaaagaagagcaacgtgaaaaacaaaattcctaTGCAATGTCAAGTGTAATGACATGCTTCATTAGTGCAATATCCAGGCCACATAGAGAAAGgtgttattttcttaaatggatGAGAATGAACCTCGACAATTTATCTCGAACAAAACTTTCTGGCCTTAGGGAGCTTTACAaggaaaaatgcaaagattctgaaaacaaacaggagatCAAAGAAATTGACGAACAACTTTCCAGCAGCTCACTGGGAGTTGAGCACTTCTTCCGTGAAATGGGTCAAATCTATGAAGCTTCTCTTTACCTTCCAGAAACAGATCCATCACGTCAACAGCTGCAACATCTGCCCAAACTCTGTGCTCAGTTGTTGCTGGATGGATTTCCTCTTGAGCTTGTAGATGGAGATGCTTCCAACATTCCTCTCAGATGGGTGAGTGATGTTCTCTCTCAGCTCAATGACTTGGTGTCTCCAAAGAACAAGATCCTGGTCGTCACAGTTCTTGGAGTTCAGAGCACAGGGAAGTCCACTCTCCTTAACACCATGTTTGGAGTTCAGTTTGCAGTCAGCAGTGGTCGATGCACTAGAGGTGCCTTCATGCTGCTCATCAAAGTCAATGAAGACGTCAAGAAAGTTCTCAACTGTGACTTCATGATGATCATCGACACTGAAGGCTTAAAGTCACCAGAGCTAGCACAGCTGGACAACAGCCATGAGCATGACAATGAGCTGGCAACACTAGTTGTTGGTCTGAGTAATATCACCATTATCAATATTGCAATGGAGAATTCAACAGAGATGAAAGACATCCTGCAGATAGTGGTGCATGCTTTCCTCAGGATGAAGGCGGTCGGCAAAAAGCCTCAATGTCAGTTTGTTCACCAGAACGTTTCTGATGTTTCAGCTCATGAGAAGAACCTGagagacaggaagctgctgttagAACAGCTGAATGAGATGACCCAGGCTGCAGCTAGaatggagaagaaagaaaaatacaagaacTTCACTGATGTGATGGAGTATAATCCAGACACTGGGAACTGCTACATTCCTGGACTCTGGAATGGAAACCCACCAATGGCTCCAGTCAATGCAGGATACAGTGAGACTGTCTATGAactcaagaaaaacatcatcCAACAGCTGGGAAAGTGTGGGTCAACTTCTAATAACATCTTGGAGTTCAGAGAGTGGATAACCAGCCTGTGGAAcgcagtaaaacatgaaaacttcatCTTCAGCTTCAGAAACAGCCTGGTGGCTGATGCTTACATGAGGCTCTGTACAGAATACAACCAATGGGAGTGGGAgttcaaaaaggaaatgtacaAATGGGTTACCACAGCAGAGATAAGGATATCCAATTTTGGTACAGCTGCTGCATCATCTGAAATATCTGACATGAATGAATTCATGACCGAGTTGAAAAGTGAAGCAATCACAGAGCTGACCAAGTGGGAGACAAAGATCCTTGaaaacctgaagaaatactTTGATCAGCCAGAAGGTCATGTTTATCTGGTTGAAGGATACAGAGAGGATTTCTCCAACAGCATAAAGAGTCTTCGACGACAAACTGAAAGATCGGTTTTGAACCAGATCACAGTAGCTGCTGATATCAAGCAAGGAATGAAAGAACTCGACAAAATCAAGGCCACTTATACAGAAAAAATTGAGAAAGCAGTTTATGCTTTAATTAATGAATGTCGTGAGAAGAAAGTTCAAATGATGGACAAAGAACTTAATGAATGTTTTGACAAGATGTGGACTGAAGCAATGAACACCTTGTCTTTCTCTGAACAGCAGACTTTAAATGTCTTCACCAGTGTGTCCCTTCAGTTGCAGGCAAATCTTTCACCGAAGGGAAGCCATGCATGTGAACTGCTgagtaaaaaaaacctcaaagacTGTGGACTGGAGCCTTTTAAATATACCCCAAGAGGGGTGCATGAAAACGTCAAAGTTGCCATTAAAGGGATTTTAACCTCGAAGAATCTAGTCAAGGAAAGACAAGAAGTTGCTGACACAATCATATCTGCTTGCAATGACTGTGTTTGGGATCAAATCaagagaaaaaccaattatcATGATACTTACATCCAGGAGATTCTTCACATCATTGATGAGAGGCTGAACAAAGCTGATGTTGACACTGACATTGAGTTTGAAGTGTCTCTGAAACAACACATCTGTGGATCTGCAGCcagaaagtttcagaaaatgcaTGAAGAATTTATCCAAGAAAATGATCCTTACAGatgtctgcagaaaaacaaagaaaagttctGCACAGATTTCAAAGATGTGTTTTATGAAAGAGACCAATGCCAGAAGAAAGCTGAAGAATTCACAAACCAATGTCTGAAACCTGCTGTTGAAAACTTCGTCTATCGTTCTCTTGGTCTTGATATTGTTGATAAAATGATGACAAAAGAGGAGTTCAGCACACGAATGTCCTTCCAGTATTCAATTTTATTGGATCTGatttcaaaaagtgaatttgAAAACTTTAAGAGTTACATTCGCTCATATGCAGATTATGTAAAATTGTGGATATCTGGTAGAATAAAGGAGACATTCTCATTTGGGTCTACTCTATGTGAGTTAGAGGACAAACATCTTAAGTTCTGTGTAAACCACATAAATGATGCCATTACAAaggtaaaagcagaaaacactgACAGTCTGAGgacatttgttgaaaatatcTGCAAAGAAGTTGGAGATAAACTGGTAATTTCCCAGGATTTTCTTGATGCCTTCATGGTTCTGAACAAGTCTGACCAGGAACAGTTTGGTCACTGGCTCAACGAGTGTGTGCAGGAAATGACAGAAGCTCTTagagaaaagtttaaatcaacTGAGTTTGAAACAAAACTCTCACGACTCCACATAAAACCAGAGAATGAGCTTTTCACCAGAGTGATTGGTTGTTGCAAACAGTGTCCATTCTGCAAAATACCTTGTGATGCAGGTGGAGAAAACCACACTCAACACTTTGCTTCTCTGCATCGACCAAATGGTTTAGGTTTGATCAAGTCGAAAGACTCAAAAAAACTCACGACTGACGTCTGCAATTCTCTTGTTATCAGTAACAAACGTTTTCGCTGCAGTGTCACAAACAATGAATGGTGTCCTTAcacaaaatataagaattttttCTCAGACTGGGATATTCGTGCAGATGTGAGCCTTGAATCATCAGATTATTGGAAATATGTGATGGCCACATACAATAAGGATTTTGCTGAAGCATATGATGCACAACCTGCTGACATTCCTGATTCTTGGAAGACAATCACAAtggaaaaggcaaagaaaagtCTCAAAGAGTCGTTCAACATCAGCTGA
- the LOC111611101 gene encoding interferon-induced very large GTPase 1-like isoform X1 — MEEPRSDNSEDIYGEEDEGPPSAYTDCEADYQKAATDDEDSFVDLYCEEEKDPGSTTCVDCEADYHETGTDGKAVCRHVKTTQYKISHELISQPLETPVGEMENHIVINCREEETLQETTETNDWTEISDLPGKQNLEEERKTQKTNLERLLEDLGLEQYHREKLSLSKILGIDEKTITDDLGDCKSNIPLNFLKKLVMVNVTARNVKGVSCDLSNESSESNCDDESESTESNFEDLFESPNKTETFNPLDIMTALLLCSDGFVQQELALKMSMCQFSVPLLLPNCDTQQCTLMLWAMRDIVKKYRPSNLSESKGFLEERIVLSELPMISFVRLGECSLSKSEILNKLLSNSQQYHDTFVHRDMECGDIQRRISNGLTEMTWYLPCGNKNMDIFSEPVAIANLRGDIASFETQFSFLCQTSAAVFVFFEQLDGELLMNINHKAQIFLVGNQQNKSLTPDVLKKLATRLNLTKNNIIIKTDKTNDADFVKSLKKVVSSVLTKPQLKMSVEQMADVAYELGIPVDEDSPECQAGKKNADAITAEIKDTFQFKENQFPLQGQIWKELTFLEKEEFHLRNIGSENIENYKSNLKKKKEEQREKQNSYAMSSVMTCFISAISRPHRERCYFLKWMRMNLDNLSRTKLSGLRELYKEKCKDSENKQEIKEIDEQLSSSSLGVEHFFREMGQIYEASLYLPETDPSRQQLQHLPKLCAQLLLDGFPLELVDGDASNIPLRWVSDVLSQLNDLVSPKNKILVVTVLGVQSTGKSTLLNTMFGVQFAVSSGRCTRGAFMLLIKVNEDVKKVLNCDFMMIIDTEGLKSPELAQLDNSHEHDNELATLVVGLSNITIINIAMENSTEMKDILQIVVHAFLRMKAVGKKPQCQFVHQNVSDVSAHEKNLRDRKLLLEQLNEMTQAAARMEKKEKYKNFTDVMEYNPDTGNCYIPGLWNGNPPMAPVNAGYSETVYELKKNIIQQLGKCGSTSNNILEFREWITSLWNAVKHENFIFSFRNSLVADAYMRLCTEYNQWEWEFKKEMYKWVTTAEIRISNFGTAAASSEISDMNEFMTELKSEAITELTKWETKILENLKKYFDQPEGHVYLVEGYREDFSNSIKSLRRQTERSVLNQITVAADIKQGMKELDKIKATYTEKIEKAVYALINECREKKVQMMDKELNECFDKMWTEAMNTLSFSEQQTLNVFTSVSLQLQANLSPKGSHACELLSKKNLKDCGLEPFKYTPRGVHENVKVAIKGILTSKNLVKERQEVADTIISACNDCVWDQIKRKTNYHDTYIQEILHIIDERLNKADVDTDIEFEVSLKQHICGSAARKFQKMHEEFIQENDPYRCLQKNKEKFCTDFKDVFYERDQCQKKAEEFTNQCLKPAVENFVYRSLGLDIVDKMMTKEEFSTRMSFQYSILLDLISKSEFENFKSYIRSYADYVKLWISGRIKETFSFGSTLCELEDKHLKFCVNHINDAITKVKAENTDSLRTFVENICKEVGDKLVISQDFLDAFMVLNKSDQEQFGHWLNECVQEMTEALREKFKSTEFETKLSRLHIKPENELFTRVIGCCKQCPFCKIPCDAGGENHTQHFASLHRPNGLGLIKSKDSKKLTTDVCNSLVISNKRFRCSVTNNEWCPYTKYKNFFSDWDIRADVSLESSDYWKYVMATYNKDFAEAYDAQPADIPDSWKTITMEKAKKSLKESFNIS, encoded by the exons ATGGAG gagCCCAGATCTGACAACTCAGAGGATATTTATGGTGAGGAAGACGAGGGCCCTCCTTCAGCATACACTGACTGTGAGGCTGACTATCAAAAGGCTGCTACAGATGATGAAG ATTCATTTGTGGATCTTTActgtgaagaagaaaaggacCCAGGATCAACAACATGTGTCGACTGTGAAGCTGATTATCATGAAACGGGTACAGATGGTAAAG CTGTTTGCCGTCATGTTAAGACAACACAGTATAAGATCAGCCATGAGTTAATTTCTCAGCCTCTGGAGACTCCTGTTGGTGAAATGGAGAACCACATTGTGATCAACTGCAGGGAGGAAGAAACGTTACAAGAGACAACAGAGACAAATGACTGGACAGAAATCAGTGACCtgcctggaaaacaaaaccttgaggaagaaaggaaaacacaaa AGACCAACCTTGAGAGGCTTTTGGAAGATTTGGGCTTGGAGCAGTACCACAGAGAGAAGTTATCATTAAGCAAAATACTTGGGATTGATGAGAAGACGATCACTGATGACCTGGGCGACTGTAAATCAAATATCCCGTTGAATTTTCTCAAGAAATTAGTGATGGTTAATGTGACTGCTAGGAACGTAAAAGGTGTATCATGTGACTTGAGTAATGAATCTTCTGAGTCAAACTGTGATGATGAATCAGAGAGTACAGAGAGCAATTTTGAGGACCTGTTTGAGAGCCCAAATaagactgaaacatttaatcCTCTTGATATAATGACTGCTCTCCTTTTGTGTTCTGATGGGTTTGTTCAGCAAGAGTTAGCTCTAAAAATGTCCATGTGTCagttctctgttcctctgctgcttcctaaCTGTGATACACAGCAGTGCACCCTCATGCTGTGGGCCATGAGAGACATTGTTAAGAAGTACAGACCTTCAAATCTTTCAGAATCAAAAGGTTTCCTAGAAGAAAGAATAGTTCTTTCTGAACTTCCAATGATCTCATTTGTGAGACTGGGTGAGTGCTCTCTGTCCAAATCAGAGATCCTCAATAAACTTCTGAGTAACTCTCAGCAATACCATGACACCTTTGTTCACCGTGACATGGAGTGTGGAGACATTCAGAGAAGAATATCCAATGGACTGACTGAAATGACCTGGTACCTTccctgtggaaacaaaaacatggacatCTTCAGTGAACCAGTTGCTATAGCTAACCTTCGTGGAGACATTGCTTCATTTGAAACTCAATTCTCCTTTTTGTGTCAGacatctgctgcagtttttgttttctttgagcaGCTGGACGGTGAACTGCTGATGAACATAAACCATAAAGCTCAAATCTTCTTAGTAGGAAACCAACAGAACAAGAGCCTTACTCCAGATGTTCTGAAGAAACTAGCAACCAGGTTGAACTtgacaaaaaacaatataattataaaaactgacaaaacaaatGATGCAGATTTTgtcaaatctttgaaaaaagtTGTGAGCAGTGTACTTACCAAACCACAGTTAAAGATGTCAGTAGAGCAGATGGCTGATGTTGCATATGAATTAGGAATTCCAGTTGATGAAGATTCTCCAGAGTGCCAGgctggaaagaaaaatgcagatgCCATCACTGCAGAGATTAAAGACACTTttcaattcaaagaaaatcagtttccTTTGCAAGGTCAAATATGGAAGGAACTGACATTTTTGGAAAAGGAAGAATTTCATCTCCGAAACATTGGTtctgaaaatatagaaaactatAAGAGcaaccttaaaaagaaaaaagaagagcaacgtgaaaaacaaaattcctaTGCAATGTCAAGTGTAATGACATGCTTCATTAGTGCAATATCCAGGCCACATAGAGAAAGgtgttattttcttaaatggatGAGAATGAACCTCGACAATTTATCTCGAACAAAACTTTCTGGCCTTAGGGAGCTTTACAaggaaaaatgcaaagattctgaaaacaaacaggagatCAAAGAAATTGACGAACAACTTTCCAGCAGCTCACTGGGAGTTGAGCACTTCTTCCGTGAAATGGGTCAAATCTATGAAGCTTCTCTTTACCTTCCAGAAACAGATCCATCACGTCAACAGCTGCAACATCTGCCCAAACTCTGTGCTCAGTTGTTGCTGGATGGATTTCCTCTTGAGCTTGTAGATGGAGATGCTTCCAACATTCCTCTCAGATGGGTGAGTGATGTTCTCTCTCAGCTCAATGACTTGGTGTCTCCAAAGAACAAGATCCTGGTCGTCACAGTTCTTGGAGTTCAGAGCACAGGGAAGTCCACTCTCCTTAACACCATGTTTGGAGTTCAGTTTGCAGTCAGCAGTGGTCGATGCACTAGAGGTGCCTTCATGCTGCTCATCAAAGTCAATGAAGACGTCAAGAAAGTTCTCAACTGTGACTTCATGATGATCATCGACACTGAAGGCTTAAAGTCACCAGAGCTAGCACAGCTGGACAACAGCCATGAGCATGACAATGAGCTGGCAACACTAGTTGTTGGTCTGAGTAATATCACCATTATCAATATTGCAATGGAGAATTCAACAGAGATGAAAGACATCCTGCAGATAGTGGTGCATGCTTTCCTCAGGATGAAGGCGGTCGGCAAAAAGCCTCAATGTCAGTTTGTTCACCAGAACGTTTCTGATGTTTCAGCTCATGAGAAGAACCTGagagacaggaagctgctgttagAACAGCTGAATGAGATGACCCAGGCTGCAGCTAGaatggagaagaaagaaaaatacaagaacTTCACTGATGTGATGGAGTATAATCCAGACACTGGGAACTGCTACATTCCTGGACTCTGGAATGGAAACCCACCAATGGCTCCAGTCAATGCAGGATACAGTGAGACTGTCTATGAactcaagaaaaacatcatcCAACAGCTGGGAAAGTGTGGGTCAACTTCTAATAACATCTTGGAGTTCAGAGAGTGGATAACCAGCCTGTGGAAcgcagtaaaacatgaaaacttcatCTTCAGCTTCAGAAACAGCCTGGTGGCTGATGCTTACATGAGGCTCTGTACAGAATACAACCAATGGGAGTGGGAgttcaaaaaggaaatgtacaAATGGGTTACCACAGCAGAGATAAGGATATCCAATTTTGGTACAGCTGCTGCATCATCTGAAATATCTGACATGAATGAATTCATGACCGAGTTGAAAAGTGAAGCAATCACAGAGCTGACCAAGTGGGAGACAAAGATCCTTGaaaacctgaagaaatactTTGATCAGCCAGAAGGTCATGTTTATCTGGTTGAAGGATACAGAGAGGATTTCTCCAACAGCATAAAGAGTCTTCGACGACAAACTGAAAGATCGGTTTTGAACCAGATCACAGTAGCTGCTGATATCAAGCAAGGAATGAAAGAACTCGACAAAATCAAGGCCACTTATACAGAAAAAATTGAGAAAGCAGTTTATGCTTTAATTAATGAATGTCGTGAGAAGAAAGTTCAAATGATGGACAAAGAACTTAATGAATGTTTTGACAAGATGTGGACTGAAGCAATGAACACCTTGTCTTTCTCTGAACAGCAGACTTTAAATGTCTTCACCAGTGTGTCCCTTCAGTTGCAGGCAAATCTTTCACCGAAGGGAAGCCATGCATGTGAACTGCTgagtaaaaaaaacctcaaagacTGTGGACTGGAGCCTTTTAAATATACCCCAAGAGGGGTGCATGAAAACGTCAAAGTTGCCATTAAAGGGATTTTAACCTCGAAGAATCTAGTCAAGGAAAGACAAGAAGTTGCTGACACAATCATATCTGCTTGCAATGACTGTGTTTGGGATCAAATCaagagaaaaaccaattatcATGATACTTACATCCAGGAGATTCTTCACATCATTGATGAGAGGCTGAACAAAGCTGATGTTGACACTGACATTGAGTTTGAAGTGTCTCTGAAACAACACATCTGTGGATCTGCAGCcagaaagtttcagaaaatgcaTGAAGAATTTATCCAAGAAAATGATCCTTACAGatgtctgcagaaaaacaaagaaaagttctGCACAGATTTCAAAGATGTGTTTTATGAAAGAGACCAATGCCAGAAGAAAGCTGAAGAATTCACAAACCAATGTCTGAAACCTGCTGTTGAAAACTTCGTCTATCGTTCTCTTGGTCTTGATATTGTTGATAAAATGATGACAAAAGAGGAGTTCAGCACACGAATGTCCTTCCAGTATTCAATTTTATTGGATCTGatttcaaaaagtgaatttgAAAACTTTAAGAGTTACATTCGCTCATATGCAGATTATGTAAAATTGTGGATATCTGGTAGAATAAAGGAGACATTCTCATTTGGGTCTACTCTATGTGAGTTAGAGGACAAACATCTTAAGTTCTGTGTAAACCACATAAATGATGCCATTACAAaggtaaaagcagaaaacactgACAGTCTGAGgacatttgttgaaaatatcTGCAAAGAAGTTGGAGATAAACTGGTAATTTCCCAGGATTTTCTTGATGCCTTCATGGTTCTGAACAAGTCTGACCAGGAACAGTTTGGTCACTGGCTCAACGAGTGTGTGCAGGAAATGACAGAAGCTCTTagagaaaagtttaaatcaacTGAGTTTGAAACAAAACTCTCACGACTCCACATAAAACCAGAGAATGAGCTTTTCACCAGAGTGATTGGTTGTTGCAAACAGTGTCCATTCTGCAAAATACCTTGTGATGCAGGTGGAGAAAACCACACTCAACACTTTGCTTCTCTGCATCGACCAAATGGTTTAGGTTTGATCAAGTCGAAAGACTCAAAAAAACTCACGACTGACGTCTGCAATTCTCTTGTTATCAGTAACAAACGTTTTCGCTGCAGTGTCACAAACAATGAATGGTGTCCTTAcacaaaatataagaattttttCTCAGACTGGGATATTCGTGCAGATGTGAGCCTTGAATCATCAGATTATTGGAAATATGTGATGGCCACATACAATAAGGATTTTGCTGAAGCATATGATGCACAACCTGCTGACATTCCTGATTCTTGGAAGACAATCACAAtggaaaaggcaaagaaaagtCTCAAAGAGTCGTTCAACATCAGCTGA